The following proteins come from a genomic window of Sander vitreus isolate 19-12246 chromosome 14, sanVit1, whole genome shotgun sequence:
- the rbbp4 gene encoding histone-binding protein RBBP4 isoform X1, with protein MADKEAGAFDDAVEERVINEEYKIWKKNTPFLYDLVMTHALEWPSLTAQWLPDVSRPEGKDYSVHRLVLGTHTSDEQNHLVIASVQLPNDDAQFEASHYDSEKGEFGGFGSVSGKIEIEIKINHEGEVNRARYMPQNPCIIATKTPTSEVLVFDYTKHPSKPDASGECHPDLRLRGHQKEGYGLSWNPNLSGSLLSASDDHTICLWDISAVPKEGKIVEAKTIFTGHTAVVEDVSWHLLHESLFGSVADDQKLMIWDTRSNNTSKPSHAVDAHTAEVNCLSFNPYSEFILASGSADKTVALWDLRNLKLKLHSFESHKDEIFQVQWSPHNETILASSGTDRRLNVWDLSKIGEEQSPEDAEDGPPELLFIHGGHTAKISDFSWNPNEPWVICSVSEDNIMQVWQMAENIYNDEDPEGSTDPEATA; from the exons ATGGCAGACAAAGAAG CAGGAGCATTTGACGATGCGGTGGAGGAGAGGGTGATAAATGAGGAGTACAAGATCTGGAAGAAAAACACTCCATTCCTCTACGACCTGGTTATGACCCATGCTTTAGAGTGGCCCAGCCTCACTGCTCAGTGGCTGCCTGACGTCTCCAG GCCAGAGGGGAAGGATTACAGTGTGCACCGGCTGGTGTTGGGCACCCACACGTCCGATGAGCAAAATCACCTGGTCATTGCCAGCGTTCAGCTACCCAACGATGATGCCCAGTTTGAAGCCTCACATTATGACAGTGAAAAAGGAG AGTTTGGAGGCTTCGGCTCAGTAAGCGGAAAGATCGAGATAGAAATCAAGATCAACCACGAAGGAGAAGTGAACCGTGCCCGCTACATGCCCCAGAACCCCTGCATCATCGCCACCAAGACCCCCACCTCAGAAGTGCTGGTGTTTGACTACACCAAGCACCCTTCCAAGCCAG ATGCCTCTGGAGAGTGTCACCCTGATCTGCGTCTCAGAGGCCATCAGAAAGAAGGCTATGGTCTCTCCTGGAATCCAAATCTGTCCGGCTCTCTCCTTAGTGCGTCAGATGACCAT ACAATCTGTTTGTGGGACATAAGTGCTGTGCCAAAGGAGGGGAAGATAGTAGAGGCGAAGACGATTTTCACTGGCCACACTGCCGTGGTGGAAGACGTCTCCTGGCACTTGCTCCACGAGTCTCTCTTTGGATCTGTAGCAGACGACCAGAAGCTCATGAT TTGGGACACTCGTTCGAACAACACCTCCAAACCCAGCCATGCAGTAGACGCCCACACGGCAGAGGTCAACTGTTTGTCATTCAACCCTTACAGCGAGTTCATCCTTGCCTCTGGCTCTGCAGACAAG ACCGTGGCTCTTTGGGACTTGAGAAACTTGAAATTGAAGCTGCATTCCTTCGAGTCGCACAAGGATGAGATCTTCCAG GTTCAGTGGTCGCCTCACAATGAGACCATCCTGGCATCCAGTGGAACAGACCGCCGCCTCAACGTCTGGGACCTCAG taaAATCGGAGAAGAGCAGTCACCAGAAGATGCGGAGGATGGCCCCCCCGAGCTACTG TTTATCCATGGAGGCCACACAGCCAAGATCTCCGACTTCTCCTGGAACCCCAACGAGCCCTGGGTCATCTGCTCGGTGTCTGAAGACAACATTATGCAAGTCTGGCAAATG GCTGAGAACATCTACAACGATGAAGACCCAGAGGGTTCAACAGACCCTGAAGCCACAGCGTAA
- the rbbp4 gene encoding histone-binding protein RBBP4 isoform X2, with amino-acid sequence MADKEGAFDDAVEERVINEEYKIWKKNTPFLYDLVMTHALEWPSLTAQWLPDVSRPEGKDYSVHRLVLGTHTSDEQNHLVIASVQLPNDDAQFEASHYDSEKGEFGGFGSVSGKIEIEIKINHEGEVNRARYMPQNPCIIATKTPTSEVLVFDYTKHPSKPDASGECHPDLRLRGHQKEGYGLSWNPNLSGSLLSASDDHTICLWDISAVPKEGKIVEAKTIFTGHTAVVEDVSWHLLHESLFGSVADDQKLMIWDTRSNNTSKPSHAVDAHTAEVNCLSFNPYSEFILASGSADKTVALWDLRNLKLKLHSFESHKDEIFQVQWSPHNETILASSGTDRRLNVWDLSKIGEEQSPEDAEDGPPELLFIHGGHTAKISDFSWNPNEPWVICSVSEDNIMQVWQMAENIYNDEDPEGSTDPEATA; translated from the exons ATGGCAGACAAAGAAG GAGCATTTGACGATGCGGTGGAGGAGAGGGTGATAAATGAGGAGTACAAGATCTGGAAGAAAAACACTCCATTCCTCTACGACCTGGTTATGACCCATGCTTTAGAGTGGCCCAGCCTCACTGCTCAGTGGCTGCCTGACGTCTCCAG GCCAGAGGGGAAGGATTACAGTGTGCACCGGCTGGTGTTGGGCACCCACACGTCCGATGAGCAAAATCACCTGGTCATTGCCAGCGTTCAGCTACCCAACGATGATGCCCAGTTTGAAGCCTCACATTATGACAGTGAAAAAGGAG AGTTTGGAGGCTTCGGCTCAGTAAGCGGAAAGATCGAGATAGAAATCAAGATCAACCACGAAGGAGAAGTGAACCGTGCCCGCTACATGCCCCAGAACCCCTGCATCATCGCCACCAAGACCCCCACCTCAGAAGTGCTGGTGTTTGACTACACCAAGCACCCTTCCAAGCCAG ATGCCTCTGGAGAGTGTCACCCTGATCTGCGTCTCAGAGGCCATCAGAAAGAAGGCTATGGTCTCTCCTGGAATCCAAATCTGTCCGGCTCTCTCCTTAGTGCGTCAGATGACCAT ACAATCTGTTTGTGGGACATAAGTGCTGTGCCAAAGGAGGGGAAGATAGTAGAGGCGAAGACGATTTTCACTGGCCACACTGCCGTGGTGGAAGACGTCTCCTGGCACTTGCTCCACGAGTCTCTCTTTGGATCTGTAGCAGACGACCAGAAGCTCATGAT TTGGGACACTCGTTCGAACAACACCTCCAAACCCAGCCATGCAGTAGACGCCCACACGGCAGAGGTCAACTGTTTGTCATTCAACCCTTACAGCGAGTTCATCCTTGCCTCTGGCTCTGCAGACAAG ACCGTGGCTCTTTGGGACTTGAGAAACTTGAAATTGAAGCTGCATTCCTTCGAGTCGCACAAGGATGAGATCTTCCAG GTTCAGTGGTCGCCTCACAATGAGACCATCCTGGCATCCAGTGGAACAGACCGCCGCCTCAACGTCTGGGACCTCAG taaAATCGGAGAAGAGCAGTCACCAGAAGATGCGGAGGATGGCCCCCCCGAGCTACTG TTTATCCATGGAGGCCACACAGCCAAGATCTCCGACTTCTCCTGGAACCCCAACGAGCCCTGGGTCATCTGCTCGGTGTCTGAAGACAACATTATGCAAGTCTGGCAAATG GCTGAGAACATCTACAACGATGAAGACCCAGAGGGTTCAACAGACCCTGAAGCCACAGCGTAA
- the sync gene encoding uncharacterized protein sync — MEDDNISSTGFEPLFIKEEDADPDRTLMEQSECNTAQSGLTFTGTQLNQSALIKPYLQEMDNLLTSCEKLTGIPFGSHFSATYNETSLTESTHSHTKEEDAMESCGETSISPQAYLSTSYIDVHMDGAGTENQPTQGQSQDLGPIITRCGASTEASRQNTMPLTSAGNKLSDTMVEYEGQLLGMLAMLESCMEESGMDFEPQGWPTDASQEYVHISKTPHLYRGTTLVPVQQGRPMKLETQPMQLESWAGQHAGGEQVLKESRNKETLGSATNGSQHNPMLSLDNMGGFSIKTLESQDQVGLDSEFRFPGPSMQLYSTENDPMYCEATKTRYMSTNEDAKTKDDVTKIEIDNTELPAEERQELKMETIDLGSYMNELGALGSHMEECIEEVERLEKMRKELLKEVLKLRGNKDREEAEGSNEEETEERIDRKVAELMSTLKREEEGRREERKKEIQSLREERAEEERMLWKVNLERQGLHEEHRKLKRRLFAMARDCAHNQAALNTQHREVEFLKREEEKLQSLVLQLKEEASQLRVAQQQQLLALQAELHAQRSSQTSNTQDELTQCRRHSCGDIQQYLQGGLKALEDRYEPILLTLLKRREATAGALVKAKEQAKELKAQLRPLKEEIQKLNLQRACLEEKLKLICLQRREDVGQYKETVYCLEDRSRELKTELKIQKRKTKETEDLRDSLTEQLLIFRAAIKDHNNCGNEEKT, encoded by the exons ATGGAGGACGATAACATTTCATCTACTGGGTTCGAGCCTCTCTTCATTAAGGAAGAGGATGCCGATCCAGACAGAACCTTAATGGAACAAAGTGAATGCAACACGGCACAATCTGGACTCACTTTCACAGGAACACAACTGAATCAATCAGCTTTAATTAAGCCATACTTACAGGAGATGGATAACTTACTGACAAGCTGTGAGAAGCTCACTGGTATCCCCTTTGGTTCTCACTTCTCAGCAACTTACAATGAAACAAGCCTGACTGAATCAACTCATAGCCACACCAAAGAGGAAGACGCAATGGAGAGCTGTGGAGAAACAAGTATTTCTCCCCAAGCATATCTTTCCACAAGCTACATTGACGTACATATGGATGGGGCTGGAACAGAAAACCAGCCAACACAAGGCCAGTCTCAAGACTTGGGCCCCATCATTACCAGGTGTGGAGCCAGCACAGAAGCTTCTCGTCAAAACACAATGCCTCTCACTTCAGCGGGAAACAAACTGAGTGACACCATGGTGGAGTATGAGGGTCAACTGTTGGGGATGTTGGCCATGCTGGAGAGCTGTATGGAAGAATCTGGGATGGACTTTGAGCCCCAAGGCTGGCCTACAGATGCAAGCCAAGAATATGTACACATCAGTAAGACTCCTCATCTTTATAGGGGTACAACACTGGTGCCCGTACAGCAAGGAAGGCCAATGAAGTTGGAGACCCAGCCGATGCAATTAGAATCCTGGGCTGGTCAACATGCAGGAGGAGAGCAAGTTCTCAAGGAAAGCAGAAATAAGGAAACACTGGGTTCAGCAACAAATGGAAGCCAGCATAATCCTATGCTAAGCCTTGACAACATGGGTGGCTTCTCAATAAAAACACTGGAATCGCAAGACCAGGTGGGTCTTGATTCTGAGTTCAGGTTTCCAGGGCCATCAATGCAATTATATAGTACAGAAAATGATCCGATGTACTGTGAGGCGACAAAGACAAGATATATGTCTACTAATGAAGATGCAAAGACAAAGGATGACGTAACTAAGATTGAAATAGACAACACTGAATTGCcagctgaagagagacaggagCTCAAAATGGAAACCATCGATCTGGGATCTTACATGAATGAACTAGGCGCACTAGGTTCTCATATGGAGGAGTGCATAGAGGAGGTAGAGCGGTTAGAAAAGATGAGGAAGGAACTGCTGAAGGAGGTGCTGAAGTTGAGAGGGaataaagacagagaggaggcagAGGGGAGCAATGAAGAGGAGACAGAAGAGCGAATTGATAGAAAAGTGGCAGAGCTGATGAGCACACtgaagagggaggaagaggggagaagagaggagaggaagaaagagattCAGAGCCTTAGGgaggagagagcagaggaggagaggatgcTGTGGAAGGTAAACCTGGAGAGACAGGGCCTGCATGAGGAGCATAGAAAGCTGAAGAGGAGGCTGTTCGCCATGGCTAGGGACTGTGCTCACAACCAGGCTGCCCTGAACACCCAGCACAGAGAGGTGGAGTTCCTAAAGAGAGAAGAG GAGAAGCTGCAGTCGCTGGTGCTCCAGCTGAAAGAAGAGGCCTCCCAGCTCAGGGTGGCTCAACAACAGCAGCTCTTAGCACTACAAGCAGAGCTTCATGCCCAGCGCTCCAGTCAGACCTCCAACACCCAGGACGAGCTGACCCAGTGCAGGAGGCACTCCTGTGGGGACATTCAGCAGTATCTGCAGGGTGGGCTGAAAGCACTGGAGGACAG GTATGAACCCATTTTGCTCACATTGCTGAAGAGAAGGGAGGCAACAGCCGGAGCACTGGTGAAAGCCAAAGAGCAGGCCAAGGAGCTGAAGGCCCAATTGAGACCCCTAAAGGAGGAGATCCAAAAGCTGAATCTCCAGAGGGCTTGCTTGGAGgagaaactcaaactcattTGTCTACAGAGGAGAGAGGATGTGGGGCAGTACAAG GAGACAGTGTACTGTCTGGAAGACAGAAGCAGAGAGCTGAAGACAGAGTTAAAGATCCAGAAGAGAAAAACCAAAGAGACAGAGGATCTGAGAGACAGCCTAACTGAACAACTACTCATTTTCAG GGCTGCCATTAAGGACCATAACAACTGTGGCAATGAGGAGAAAACATGA